The genomic interval CGCTGCGCCTGCGCGCCGCCGGCTGGACGCTGGATCCGCTGCCGCTCGAGCCCGCCGAGCTGCACGCCGCCCTCGAGGCCGCGGCGGCCCCGGCAGTCGCCGCCCCGGGATCCGCCGCAAGCACGCAGGCATCCGGCGCCCCGGCATCCCCGGCATCCGCGGCCCCCGGATCTGCCGCAGCCGCCGCAGCCAGCACCCCCGCTCCCGGATTCGCCGCAGCCAGCACCCCGGCATCCGCCCTTTCCGTTCCAAAAGCAGGCCGGATCGACACTTCTGCCCCGCAGCCCGGCCCGAAGGCGCAATCCAGCCTGCTTTCGGGACCGATCATCCGGGTCACCGGCCTGCGCACCCGTCGCGGGCGCGCCGAGATCCTGCACGGCATCGACCTCGACGTGCCCGCTGGGAAGTTCGTCGCGATCGTCGGCGCCAACGGCGCGGGCAAGACCACCCTGCTGCAGTCGATCGCGGGCGTCGTGCGGGTGCCGCGCGGCCAGGTCACGGTCGACGGCGTCGATGTCGCACGCACCGACCTGCGCACGCTGTCGCGCCGCATCGGGTTCGTCTTCCAGAACCCCGAGCATCAGTTCATCGCACACACCGTGTACGACGAACTCGCCCACGGCCTGCGGCTGCAGCGGCTGCCCGAGCCCGAGGTGCGCGAGCGCGCGTTCGACGTCCTGCGCCGGTTCGGCCTGGAGGCCAAGGCCGACGTGCACCCGTTCCTCCTGTCCGGCGGGCAGAAGCGGCGACTGTCCGTCGGCACGGCGCTCGTCGCGGGGGCTCCCGTGCTCGCCCTCGACGAGCCGACGTTCGGACAGGACCGGGCGCGCGCCGACGAGCTCATGCACCTCCTCCGCGAGCTCAGCGAGGCCGGCACCACCATCCTCGTCGTGACCCACGACATGCAGCTGGTCACCGAGTACGCGCACCGCACGATCGTCGTCGGCGATGGTCGCATCGTGGCGGATGCCGAAACTTCCGCCGTCTTCGCCGACGATGCACTGCTGCGCGCCGCGGGACTGCGGCAGCCGCCGCTGCGTCGCGCGTTCGCCGGCCTCCGCCGGCATCCGGCGCTCGCGGACGTCGTCCGCCTGGGAGACCTGCCGTCCGCACCCGATCACCCGTCCGCGCCCGACCACGGCCCTGCCGCCGCCCGCACGCCCACCGGGGAGGTGGCGTCGTGACGGCCGCGGTGGTCGACCCGTGGGCGGTCGAGGCGCCGGCTGGTCGGTTCCTCTACGGCCTGAATCCGCTCGCCAAGTTCGCGGCCCCCGTGCCGGCGATGATCCTGTTGGTCTTCGTCCGCGACATCGCGACGCCGGTGGCGTTCATCGCCCTGGCCTACGCCGTGCTGCTGGCCGGTGCCCGCCTCAGCAGGCGCCTCGCGCTGCTGCTGCTCGTCGCGCTGCCGGCCGGTGCGGCGCTGATCGGCGTGAGCATGGCCGTGTGGGCCGACGCCTCGCGTGTCGACACCGCCGTCACGATCCTGCAGGTGGGCGACTGGTCGCTGTACGGCGGTGCCCTGCTCATCGGCATGGCCACCGGCGTACGCCTGGCCGCGATCATCGCGCTGGCGCTCATCGCCGGTCTGACCAGCACCGGCCCCGACATCGTCCGCGCGATGGTGCAGCAGCTGCGCGTGCCGTACCGCATCGGCTACACCGCGCTGGCGGCGTTCCGCTTCGTGCCGCGGTTCGGGTACGAGCTCGAGGTGATCCGGCAGGCGCATCGCGTCCGCGGATCGCACGGCGGGCGCGGCCCATTCGCGGCGCTCGCCCGGTGGTGGGGCTACATCGTGCCGTTGCTGGCCGGGGCGATCCGCCACGCCGAGCGCGTCGCCCTCGCGATGGATGCCCGCGCCTTCGGCGCGCACCCCGACCGCACCGAGCGCCACCTCGTGCCGTGGCGCGGCCGCGACACCGCGTTCGTGATCGCGTTCTGGGCGCTGAGCGCCGGCATCCTCATCGCCTTCTTCCCCTGGACACTCTGAAGGGACAGCCGCACCGAGCGCCTCACGCCGCACTGGATGCGCATCACGCTCGGCGGCGGCGAGATCGCGCGCTTCACGCCGATGGGCTACGACCAGTGGTTCCGCATCTTCCTGCCACACAGCGGCGAGGGCGGCGATGAGGGGCTCGAGCGCATCCCCGCGAAGGCGAACAAGATCTTCGGGTACCTCAAGTACCTCCGGATCCCCGACGGCGTCCGCCCCGTCATGCGCAACTACACGGTGCGCGCGTACCGCGCGTCCGGTCCGAGCGGCGGCCCGGAGATCGATGTGGACTTCGTGCTGCACGCCTCGGGTCCGACGGCCGGTCCCGCATCGCGGTGGGCGGATGCCGCGGTGCCGGGCGAGTCTGTCGTCGTGATCGACGAGGGGCTCGGCTTCAATCCGCAGCGCGGCGTCGAGAGCGTGCTGCTCGTGGCCGACGAGACGGGTGCGCCCGCGGTGGCCGGCATCTGCGCGTCGCTGCCGGACTCGGCCACCGGAGTCG from Microbacterium aurum carries:
- a CDS encoding ABC transporter ATP-binding protein, with amino-acid sequence MTSAVPGAAPTADPATTPTPLLRVDGLGIRHDGADAAAPASASFQVSRGEVVLLLGPSGAGKSTLALALNGLIPHAVPATVTGTVLVDGRDAATTPVSELSTHVGMVFQDPDAQLVTGTLLDEVAFGPENLRLPVDEVLARTEDALRRVGLWDRRHENPDRLSGGGKQRLAIACALAMGSPLLVLDEPTANLDPQGIEEVYAALGELVAAGDRAILLVEHNLDAVVGITDRVVVLDHDGRTYADGTVDAVLRARAEELHAMGVWLPVSTIAALRLRAAGWTLDPLPLEPAELHAALEAAAAPAVAAPGSAASTQASGAPASPASAAPGSAAAAAASTPAPGFAAASTPASALSVPKAGRIDTSAPQPGPKAQSSLLSGPIIRVTGLRTRRGRAEILHGIDLDVPAGKFVAIVGANGAGKTTLLQSIAGVVRVPRGQVTVDGVDVARTDLRTLSRRIGFVFQNPEHQFIAHTVYDELAHGLRLQRLPEPEVRERAFDVLRRFGLEAKADVHPFLLSGGQKRRLSVGTALVAGAPVLALDEPTFGQDRARADELMHLLRELSEAGTTILVVTHDMQLVTEYAHRTIVVGDGRIVADAETSAVFADDALLRAAGLRQPPLRRAFAGLRRHPALADVVRLGDLPSAPDHPSAPDHGPAAARTPTGEVAS
- a CDS encoding energy-coupling factor transporter transmembrane component T — translated: MTAAVVDPWAVEAPAGRFLYGLNPLAKFAAPVPAMILLVFVRDIATPVAFIALAYAVLLAGARLSRRLALLLLVALPAGAALIGVSMAVWADASRVDTAVTILQVGDWSLYGGALLIGMATGVRLAAIIALALIAGLTSTGPDIVRAMVQQLRVPYRIGYTALAAFRFVPRFGYELEVIRQAHRVRGSHGGRGPFAALARWWGYIVPLLAGAIRHAERVALAMDARAFGAHPDRTERHLVPWRGRDTAFVIAFWALSAGILIAFFPWTL